A single genomic interval of Noviherbaspirillum cavernae harbors:
- a CDS encoding alpha-E domain-containing protein → MLSRTADHLYWMARYTERAENTARMLDVNVQTALLPQSAHAAEQGWRAMLGISELLSLFDHKHGLLTARDVIDFMVRDPDNPSSIVSCLTQARENARAVRGTLTTEVWEAHNTTWLDIKNRLKGHSLEQDPSRFFEWVKYRSHMSRGVTIDTMLRDEAFHFIRLGTFLERADNTARILDVKFHGTELGKEMAAEPELDYYYWAAVLRSVSGFEIYRKVYRDVITPERVVELLMLRGDMPRSLLACMEEVVANLKQVRNDLSSDTERFAGKLHAELRFGTIEEILSNGLHDYLTQFLERIFELGNRVSRDFLVPLVA, encoded by the coding sequence ATGCTCAGTCGCACTGCCGATCATCTGTACTGGATGGCCCGCTACACCGAACGCGCCGAAAACACCGCACGCATGCTCGACGTCAACGTGCAAACCGCCCTGCTGCCGCAATCGGCGCATGCGGCGGAACAAGGCTGGCGCGCGATGCTGGGCATTTCGGAATTGCTCTCGCTGTTCGATCACAAGCACGGCCTGCTGACGGCAAGGGACGTGATCGACTTCATGGTGCGCGACCCCGACAATCCATCGTCGATCGTCTCCTGCCTGACGCAGGCGCGCGAGAATGCCCGTGCCGTGCGCGGCACCCTGACCACGGAAGTCTGGGAAGCGCACAACACGACTTGGCTGGACATCAAGAATCGGCTCAAGGGACATTCGCTGGAACAGGATCCCAGCCGCTTCTTCGAATGGGTGAAATACCGCTCGCACATGTCGCGCGGCGTCACCATCGACACCATGCTGCGCGACGAAGCCTTCCATTTCATTCGCCTCGGCACCTTTCTCGAACGCGCCGACAACACCGCGCGCATTCTGGATGTGAAGTTCCATGGCACGGAACTTGGCAAAGAGATGGCTGCCGAACCGGAACTGGATTACTACTATTGGGCCGCCGTGCTGCGTTCGGTCTCGGGTTTCGAGATTTATCGCAAGGTATACCGCGACGTGATCACGCCGGAACGCGTCGTCGAGTTGTTGATGCTGCGCGGAGACATGCCGCGTTCCCTGCTTGCCTGCATGGAGGAAGTTGTCGCCAATCTGAAACAAGTTCGCAATGATCTGTCGTCCGATACCGAACGCTTCGCCGGGAAACTGCATGCCGAACTCAGATTCGGCACCATCGAAGAGATTCTGAGCAATGGCTTGCACGATTACCTGACGCAGTTTCTGGAACGCATTTTCGAACTGGGCAATCGCGTCAGTCGCGACTTCCTGGTTCCTTTGGTCGCGTGA